In Euphorbia lathyris chromosome 2, ddEupLath1.1, whole genome shotgun sequence, the sequence tgctgagttccactaTACTCAGTTTGTGCtgtgatcttatgctgacttcgtcctgtcttactttttatttctatttctatttatatttatgcttatcattgaacaaacatattagtacaattaaatcaaagcacttaaatttaattgtcccttaatcatggattaacttaaataattttatcaaatcaaaatcatgtggaaaggtgtttcaacaatttatttattcttttaataaatttggttcgggGCTTTTTTGGGTCTGTGCTGGGGGTGTCAGCTAGACCTGTTCACAAACCCGATGGCCCGCCCAGCCCGTCCAGGCCCATAGACAATGGGACGGGCTTGGTCAAGCTAGATTTTTATTtagcccggcccggcccaagcccgaACATACCCATTAATTTATGGGTTGGGCTTGTGATTTATTATAAAAGCATGTTTCAGCCCGGCCcgactgttggggtttagtgtcctatagacaattgttctaggatacaaacttaatgtaaatgaagtgttctttatatcgtttattttaatgagatatggtttcataactatataaaggcaatcctttttaagaactaaataaagtctaataaaaggaaatccataagtttgtttaaagtgattataaagtgttcatacaagtatgaagtgagacgaaactttataataaactaataaactcaaaaccaccccaagtcaagtaatatgtttaggattgacatatcactgttgagactttcATGTAACaatcttctgtcgagacagaaagctgatctcacaagcttcatatatacagatatctggacaattacatggatccaatgaaaagaagttcattaggattggggacccgacttgagataacaggatgggtagattcatccttgtcacatgttcatctcattggtattaataggtataagtaatcctcagactcaaaggaatgttaattagtaattctggattacggaatgtgacgttttgatcatgttgtaacacgatccataacagagatgactctggggtgtgaacagcagatgTTGgttatcacaggaagtaattgcaggatagttatacattggattgagcatttgtcactcccgataaatgggagatatgtccatggatcgcttgtgaaAGACTTGaatctaaatccttgcaaggtgatagcttaagacttgaaatacagatttcacttaacctatctaattggagttgactcggcctgtacaagtaaaacgaacgtctcgctatatgtgacttgacattatccatagtcataagattcagttcaaggatgtagttgataaaggatcgaattatactgtaactaatacggaaaggtcaacgacagaatcaacctgtcttcttatagctctgggggaatgtttcggatttgctaatcacattttgcgtactcattccgttatgcaaagattaaatataattctgtgaaaattaatttaatagttgcgtacggctagaagcaataagaacctaatgggtcacacataagacttggaacccaaaagagaaacggatgttaattaattgatggaagcccaactgagtccgctaaggcccagtacatggggtggggcgattttatgtatatataatacataaacatttaatttgattttaaacaattctaattagattataattgtgaattaaattaattaaagaataaataagttatgagttttaatgagattaaattgcacctattattatcctataagattactattattatctttatatttaagatataattatagataataaataagaattatattccgaattaaattcttattcagtaacctaattctatctaaccagggtttagatacaaaagaatataaataccctCCATGTGTAATTTTTGAAATACACATACTaagccgggagagagaattttcgacccacaccataaggacgagattatccaccgcttccttccgttcaattgattacatctcttttctctttatccttgatcttatgttgattaattagagacaatttattttggttgttatatacggttgaattctaacttgatcttcaattgtttgttttgtgcttgggaacttgaagtaagagttgtgggcaattcgtttgcaacagtagatagaacttctaaaaggtatttctttctatccctctttatatgaaataacgattaacggatcttgggttaatggaaataggttaaaaaatttatatttctgctgccaaaagttagcctattttccttcaccggCCCGTAACATACgtattgatattttatttatatattattacacTCTAtaagtttttttcttttataaaaattacacTTTATAAGTTAAGATTTATATGATTGTATTTTGTTAATAAAGCTCAGATATAAAACATTCATAAGCTCAAACATAAAACAGTAGTGGCCGAACATCTCTTATAAAACTTATTAATAaccatttataaaatttattcatatttaattttatcaataatatataataaacgTAAAACCTATTTCAACTTAGTCTAATAtctcatctctttcttttctaACATTATCAGCCGCCTCCTTACCTTCCAGATCATCTTCAAATTTGCAgctcaattaatatttttaatttccaGCTTCTTTTATAGTATTGTTAATTTATTTAAGTGGAAATGATTgaaatttacatatataaaaaacattAGTATGGGCGGGCCTGGCCTGAGCCTGGGATTAAGGTTCTCTAATTTAGCCGAGCCCGACCCGAGCCCGATGATTATTTAATACGGGCTGGACTGGGTTTGGGTATGAGTTTTTATTCATAAGCCCGGTCCAATCTAACCCATGAACAAATCTAGTGTCAGCATAGCTGTGATGTTCGCCGCTTACCCTTCCTCGTtaaccaatctttaattaaaaagaaattgaaatatacatactataatataatatatacaatACCTAAAAACTTAATCTAATTATTCAATACCATTAGTAAAAATAATTAGATCATTTTtgcaaaaataaatgaatataaaaAACGAAAGtaagtggtgaagctcttagcttgttggttgagagcttacctaggtcatgagttcgaatcacattGGTGGGATGGGTTGAGGGTTTTCAgcacaactttaaaaaaaaaaaacgaaagtAAACTTGGATcaaattagaaaaataatatAGAATAAACATCAAGAGTGTTGGTGGAGTCTATATGAAGgtctaaatgaaaaaaaaactataaaaccaattatagaaaaacaaatacaactatttttaaaattttgggaTATTAAACCCAtcaatttgaaaataatttttacttttaaataaatgaGTTGTCATACTAATGAGAGAGAACAAATATTTATACAATGTAGGTTCATTTAGACTATTATAAActagtacaaaaataaaccttatggCTACACCTATTTTCTATCGCAaccctgtggtttaaaaatttacaaaatggtaccttgaggttcattgtgttagcaaacacataccaaattgactaacggtgttaatagtcaaaaggaaaatagttaatttggtccttaaatttatttattttataaattaaccccccttattatctaattatcacaaacaaatcccaaaattaaaaatataaatcaaatACACATTCTTTTCTATCTCtccttaatttcttatttatcttcatctttttctcttttctctctcctgtttgttaatttctttttctaaaCTCATGCATCGGCTTCTCTCTCTCTTGCTCGTACTTCCACTTTTCCCGACTTCATCCTGCTTTCTGCCTCACCATTACAAACTACCATTACAAGCTTCCGAGTTCCATTCACCCAATTTTCGGTTCTCAAAATTCCTTTCTGATGTCAAAACTTTGAATTCTATTAAAATAATGCATGTCCAGATGTTAAAAACTTGCGATGATTGGAGTTACGGATTCTATGATGATAAGGGAGTgcctttttctttcatttttaggAGGAAAAAAACCGCacctttagagagagaaagagcaATGGCGGGAACTCTGGTTCAGTTGAAGCGCGCAACAAGTAGCTTAATTTCTTTCGCTAATAGTAATGATAATTCTAGAATTCAACTTTCCAACTCGAGGGTTCTTGTATTAGGTGGAACGGGTCGGGTTGGCGGGTCTACTGCCATTGCTCTTTCCAAGCTTTGCCGGGAACTTCGAATTGTAATTGCTGGTCGAAACAATTAATTATCGCcacaattgattttttttcgaGGGAATGGATAAATTTGACGATGTTGCTTGGAAATTGGAATGGCAGGGAGAAAGGTGCAGCGATGGTGGTTAAATTGGATGATAATTCTGAATTTGCTGAGATCAACATTGATAGCTTAGCCTCATTAGAAGCAGCTTTAACTGGTTCAATACTTCTTCCATTGATTATATTACTGCTGAAATTGTTACAATACACAATTTGGGATAATGTACGGGGAATTTACTCTGATATCATCATAATTCATACAATTGAGGGTTTAATCACGTGTTCTGCAACTTTAAGATGCGAAAGcgaaaagagagaaagaataagaaattagaaagatgaagaagaagtgtatttgatttatatttttaattttgggatttatttgtaataattagataataaggagggttaatttataaaataagtaaatacaaggactaaattaactctttttcttttgacttttaacaccattagtcaatttggtatgtgtttgctaacaaaatgaacctcaaggtaccattttgtaaatttttaaaccatagGACTGCGATCGAAAATAGgtataaccacaaggtttatttttgtacttttccctataaactacttaaaaaaaaaaagtaaataaacaattgtattatttataattaaaaactcactactctattattttttaatGCATGAATTGATAAAGTTGACCACATATGAAGCGAAATGTTGTATAAAGGAAAATATTGTTCGAATCATTATACtccattttttaataaaataaaatattaactacTTATTACTTTactttataatctaattaataaaaaatattatcttAATATAATTACTACACATACATTAATTTTGTCGTTAactattcaaataaaaaattatacaaagtttttgttaaaataattttttttataaatttaaattattttaaaacaaaaatttattatattattaaaaatattaaaattttaaatttttgtataAAAATTTAACCGACCAACGGAACGTGCGAGAATAATACTAGTAAAATTAGGTAGGATGAGCAGAAGAGAATGAGAAATGATTTATAGAATTTTAGTTGTAATCAATATGAGAATCAAAGAGCTATGGATGGAGGAATGGACATTAATCttcttttaataatggttttaaGCTTTGAAACACATGAAAATTAAAGACTTTTAAGTTTTTTTGTTTATAACCGAatgtatataaaatttaaatggttttaagtttttctttttgtaaacgATAAATATGAGAATCAAAGGTTgtaagattttttttatctgttaAAATCTATACTTTTCATCATATTTTTTCGTTTGatttgcatttgtttgctataACTCTTCAATTTACATTCGGGTTTAGCAAAAGCAGAAGCTTATTATCTTATACATAGATCCATAGATCTATGAGGTTACACCGTTAGAAAGGATTTAGATCCGAATGGCTGGAAGAAACTAAACGATGATGATTGGTTTGCGGTTTAATGCTGCCCTCAATCTCTTTTAAAACCCGCGAAAATCAATATTGGTATTCCAATCAAAGCAATCGGCGTATATTCGAAATTCCCACATTTAGCCATAGCAGAAGGATCGAAACCAAGCAACAAACGAGCTCGCTTTCCGGGTCGGGTTCCCTGGCTACAGAGTCGAACCACTCGCCACTCCCGTGAAGTCGCTACCTGATTTTGTATGTACAATTTGTTAATGCTTTCTGTATACTGTTTAATTTGGCTATTGTTTGCGGCTTGTCTAGTTATTTCTTAAAGTTTAGCTACGTTTACTTGTCCAAACAAGCCTTTACTCATGTCAGTGATAGATAAAAGAGTCTATGCATCAGGCCACTCATGCTTCCTTTCCcctgtttcttttatttttgtactttcaaATTTTCCAAATTCACAAAGGCTTCAATCTCCTTAAATAGTTCAAATATCCTCCAAATTTCAAGCAACCAAGTAAGTTTTCCTCCTCAAATTTCCTGGtttcgaattttttttgtccCCCAAAGCATGCATGGCCGGCGAGTTAGAATGGGTTAGGGTTTTGGGAATTCTTCAAATTTTGATCAAATTGGCTTGTGAACTTGATTGGGTTGATGATTTGGATATGTTTTGTGATGCCAATATTTCAAATATAGGGCCGAAACATgtgtttgaaaatgtgaaattaAGCATGTCATTTGTTTGATTAAATGCTCAAATGAACATGTGTTTGAAAATCTGAAATTTAGCATGtcctttgtttgattaaatttagCATGTGATGTTGTTACTTTTGGGTTCAAAGATGGTGTCTCTGAAAGAAATAGTGCCTTCGGCTCAGACGAATATAAACACAAAGTTGATACTGTTAGAGAAAAGCAAGACGGTAATGGAAGGGGCGAACAAGACATGCTTGACCCTGGTGGCTGATGAAACAGCTGCTGTCCATTTCCAGCTGTGGGGGGATGAATGTGATGCTTTTGAGCCTGGTGATATTCTCCGTTTAATTAATGGTATCTTCTCTTACACTAGGAATAATCTTCTTCTCAGAGCTGGCAAAAGGGGCAGATTAGAGAAGCTGGGAGATTTTACTATGACCTATGTAGAGACTCCTAATTTGAGTGAGATACGTTGGGTTCCTGACCCTAATAATTCTAAGATATATGTAAAGGAGGCTGTTATTTCCACCCATTCTCGTATTTTTGCTCCCTCAACTTAAATTGTACAAGTTCATTGTCCATTTAACTGCGACCTGCATTTATGGTCTCTGCTTGATAAATGTTGTATTTTGCTCAGTGATCATGGAAAGCTTTCTTACCTCATTGTTCATACAGAAAATGCTTTTATCTTCGCATGCTGATCTATGTTTTAATGAGTCATGACCTGACTAATGCGTTTTCAACCTCTCATGCATCATGTTCAAGACTATCGGTGGCTAGTACAATGATTTTCCTATTCATgtatccctttttttttttttcttccaacGATGTGCATCTCCAATACTTTTTTACTAAACCTGATAATTAGAGCCATCCAATTTTACATACTCCTATATGTGATAAAACAATTATACAGAACAAGACTCATATATGTGATAGCTATAAAAAAACACTAAATAGAAAAAAACTAGACAGGAATTTTAACACCAACTAAACAGCTTATACGGGAACTTTAACACCAACTAAAATGGTAGAAATTGTATAGTAACCTATTCCAATGGGGGCAGGTTTTTACAGATAATCACCAAACCAAATCTACTCACCATCATtgtaaaaaaatagaattattGACAAAAAAAACCTCATTGTTAGTATTACATTAGTAAAAGCTAACCCAACACTTGAATTATCAACAGCGGAAGCAATGCAATACCAAGGCTCTTGTACATACTTCAATTATCAACAGCGGAAGAAATGCAACACTAAGGCTCTTGTACTAAATTGTACATATCTTACACTCAGCTGCTTCCAGCTAAAACCTCGTTCTTTTCTTGAGTGTCTTCGCCAGCTAGACAACCATTTGCAACTTAACTTGTATGCTAAAAATACAAACAACATGAACACTGAATCTATGACATGGGGGTTTCTGATTTGAATTGGAGTAGGCTTGACCATCCCGATGAACAGGCAAATGCTGCCGTGAATCTCAgcaaattaattacaaaaattgGGTGGAAACATCATATATATGCAAGTGAGTTCCTATCAAGATCAGGTTGTGGGCGACCCCTAGTTGGGGTAGGAGGTCTTTGGATGTTAAGTTCCTGCAGAAACATATAGCAGATTAACATTAAACTGCAGGTCAAAAGATCAGAAACCGAGGGTTGCAAACATCAAGAATGCTAGAAACAATACCTGCATCCATGTATCATCCGTGACACGTTCCGGCGAAGTCTCTGGTGATTGAAGGGGTGGTGGCAAAGGGTGAATCAATTTGGGAACCACAACCAAACCTCTGCCAACCACTAGTATTGCCCCTGCATTGTTTGCAGTCCCTAGATAGATAGACTATATTGAGTAGACAGAAGTTAaccaaaaaaggaaaagaagaaaaaagaacgAAGCTAATTTAGCATACCACAGTAGTTAGTTGCTGAGAAAAGCGTAATCAATTGGCCTTGAGCAAATCGTTCAAACCCATCCATGACACATTCATGTGCCCGAATAATCAACTGTAACTTGTTTTTCTTACAGAAGTCTGTAACACGGTCAGGCTGCAGCAGTACAGAAAAAGTAAAAGCTTAAGTTTTTGTAAGACTTTGATTAGGTTCGAACTTTGAAGGTTTAGGAATGAAACAACTATCATACGAGGCAGAACCAAACCATGATATAACAGAGGCGGGTGTAAAGAAAACGATGAGGCACAGGCAAGTGTCGACACTAATAAATTTTCGAAACATAGATAGCTCATGGAACCCATGATCAGATTTTGCTTTACATGATATATGCTTATGCTACATATCGTAGGCTTCTAATCCATCATGGCCAGGAACATAAAATATAACTAGTTACGTACTAAACATGAGAGCTAATACTGCACCCAAATAAAGGTAGCAAGTGGTGATAAATATACCCCGAAAGTGACAAGACCAGGGCCTCTTGCATTGGGTCTCAAACCCTCTATGCTATCGTTTTCTGTTGGATCAGACCTGTGTAGAAAGTGACAGCAAAATCAATAGAAGCAATAAGAAATgacaaaagaaaagatatatcaAAGTGAAACATACCATAAAAGATCCATGAGAACTATAGACCCAGCATCCATTGTTATGGGCCTTTCAATCTTCTCTATTTGCTCCACTGAATGAATTGATCTGCCTATACCACCATGCATACAAATGATTTTCTTTTCAATAAGTGCAGCAAGTGGAAGATAGTTGAACAGTTGATTGAAACGTGTCCATGCCCAGATTCCATCACTCTCTCCCTGCGATCATTACGAGTTCAACACCACTAAAAAATTTCACACAATAAGGACATCAGCATTTAAAATTTCTACACATACCATCCTCTCAATGCACTCAAGACGAAACCCAAAGAGCGCATTTATGTCAGCAGCTTCATGGTTTCCACGTATTAGATGAACATTCTCAGGGTACTCGATCTGCAAATATCAGAGTCAAATATCACAAAGCtgaaataaattgtttattccCTTGAATCACGTAAATTCACCTTCAGAGCAAGAAGCAAAGTTATAGTCTCCAAACTGTGCTGTCCTCGATCAACATAGTCCCCAAGAAATAAATAGTCAATATACCTGCATGACAAAAATGGATAAGCTGGTTTCCCTTAAAACATTGGGGGTGAAGGTATCTCACTTCTTTCCTTTCACATACGTTGACAACTACAAGAACATAAGATGCATAACTGTCTTTGTACTTTGGGTTCAACAATAGAATGAAGGAGTTCTCATTAATTGACTCTGTGTTATAACACTTTGTGGCCCAATCACTAACTCAGGCACATTCTCAATGTACAATGCATAATATGAACCTTAGCCACTATGGATGGCAATTTTTTCCATCTTAACTATCATGACTCAACAAATCTCTATCTAATCAACAGAGAAGTAAAACTCATAATAGCTGTCGCTTTGCACTTAACCATGCTTCAAGGTCAAACTATTATTTAACATAAGCTACTGAAAATTGTATAGATTATAAAGCTTCAAGATCATAACTACTCTAAAAATTTAGATTACAATAGAATATCTGCAATACTTCATTCCAAAATATCTACTAAAGTGCTAAAGTTTTAAAATTATGATTATTTGATAGACTGAATTAAAGATTTTATGCATCAACTGCAAAGAACCTACATGTAAATGTCGTCCATCAGCCTAAGCAGTCTACAGATAGAAAAGCCTCATCATTTTCCTCCTTGGTGCATAAAATTTAAAAGCTGCCAATCAGATTTATGCATTCTAAGAGCTCAATTGTAATACTTACGTAATGTCTCCAGCAGTGGAAGGAAACCCATATTCATCAAATAGACGCATCAAATCACCAAATTGTCCATGAAGATCACCAAAAACTTTAGTTGGAGCTTTCAATTGAAGAACTGTGGGCTCATGCATAAAGATCTGCTCAGCAGCATAGCAAAGCTCACCAACTTCATAAGAATCCAGGAAAAACCTCCTATTAACAGGAGCTTTCCAATTTCGAGGCCTAAGCAATGTAGAAATTATCTGCCAGATAAAAGCAAAAATGAGCtaacttttaaatatatttaatacgCTGGAATGATAAAAATGAAATTGTTATTCGTATAAAGATATTATTTTATCTGAAAAAAAATACGTCCATTATCTTGCCTTCTTATGTAAGCCTTGAGGAGACTTTTGTCTTGCGAACTTTTTGGCTGGATATGGTGTGTCATTATTCATGGGAACCATTCGTCTGCTCTCATTTTCAAACTGATCCAGTGACAGTTGCCTCACCATCCCACCGAGGTTCCCCACAGCCTCTTTAGCGACCACAACCTGTAACAGAACAAGAATATGATCACGCACCCTGGCAATTATAGTAACATCAGATACCAAGCAGATAAAGATGACATACAGCTCTAGGATGCAGGCGAACATCACCCTCAGTGTCGCTGCCATCAGATGTTGCTTCTGCAGCTTGTGAGTTCTCAACAGATACAGATGTCCCTTCAGCAGAATTGGTAGAGGCTGCCTGGGCAGCTTGCCAGACAGCATTAGCAACCTCGGCTTCAGCAGCAGAGGCCTCCGTAAGTTTCTCCATTGAATTATCATCTACGCTgctaaagaaagaaaaaaaaaaacaacaaaaaatgaTTATATCTATGGAATTGAACTATGATATTCCCAATATACATGTGCATTGATATACAAATCCTAGCATGCAAGACCGAGATAAAAAGAGATGGTTAAAACCTGCCACCATCAGAAGAAGGGATTTCTAATCGACCATCTGAATATGCTTCATAAGGATCTAAATTAGGATGATTTTTTCTGGGACTTGTTATAGTTGATGCTCTCTCAGATGTTAGTAAAGGAGAGTTGACGTCTGACTGAAGTGGTGAATTTTCTGCAACCAGAAAATCATCGAGCAGTATATCTGCAGGAAACATATTAAGTGATTATGAAGTGTGGATGTTTATATCAACTGGCACATATTAAATTGCATCACACCTTTACATTTGAAACTTACTGCCCTTACAGTTCACTATTGAGGTTATATACACTAATGCAAGTCACTGCATGAGTAAAACCAATCAACCAAGAAGACGAACAAGAAAAGCCATTTGGTAAAATTCTATACGATAAGGGAGAAGTTTAATTATCATTGAGCAGTAGAAAAAGAACTACGGCACCACCAGATCACAAAAGCAAGTCCTTCACTTGCACATATTCAGTTATAATGGTCCAAATGTCCATATTGATGAGGCAAAAATTAACATACACCAGGATAACAAAATAGTAATGATGAATATAGCATCCATCTATGAACAGTTCAAGGCTCAAGAATTTATTAATGCAATAATTACCTCCTCTAAGACCACCGTGAACATAGATGCGAACACCAACAGAAGCAGATGCATGGCGACACCGACGCATTAGCTCCAGATCATACTCAGCATGTCCCTTACCTGTTTTTGATGAAGTTACAGGCCCAGTTTTATCCAACCAAATGCCAGCAGCAGTGTCCAGCACTAAACAAATGGAAACAACAATCAGAATAAAGAATTTACTTTCAAAGCAGTGAAGTCCCAGAGATTACCTGCAACAGCTGCTTCCCCTTCTACTGAACGTCCCCCTTTTAGGACACCTCCTGTAACATGCAATCGTGCACCAACAAAAACCTGATAGTAGACAATGTCAAAGATCACCAAA encodes:
- the LOC136220497 gene encoding uncharacterized protein isoform X1, producing the protein MLPFPCFFYFCTFKFSKFTKASISLNSSNILQISSNQHVMLLLLGSKMVSLKEIVPSAQTNINTKLILLEKSKTVMEGANKTCLTLVADETAAVHFQLWGDECDAFEPGDILRLINGIFSYTRNNLLLRAGKRGRLEKLGDFTMTYVETPNLSEIRWVPDPNNSKIYVKEAVISTHSRIFAPST
- the LOC136220497 gene encoding uncharacterized protein isoform X2 → MLPFPCFFYFCTFKFSKFTKASISLNSSNILQISSNQMVSLKEIVPSAQTNINTKLILLEKSKTVMEGANKTCLTLVADETAAVHFQLWGDECDAFEPGDILRLINGIFSYTRNNLLLRAGKRGRLEKLGDFTMTYVETPNLSEIRWVPDPNNSKIYVKEAVISTHSRIFAPST
- the LOC136220497 gene encoding uncharacterized protein isoform X3 translates to MLLLLGSKMVSLKEIVPSAQTNINTKLILLEKSKTVMEGANKTCLTLVADETAAVHFQLWGDECDAFEPGDILRLINGIFSYTRNNLLLRAGKRGRLEKLGDFTMTYVETPNLSEIRWVPDPNNSKIYVKEAVISTHSRIFAPST
- the LOC136220497 gene encoding uncharacterized protein isoform X4, translating into MVSLKEIVPSAQTNINTKLILLEKSKTVMEGANKTCLTLVADETAAVHFQLWGDECDAFEPGDILRLINGIFSYTRNNLLLRAGKRGRLEKLGDFTMTYVETPNLSEIRWVPDPNNSKIYVKEAVISTHSRIFAPST
- the LOC136218355 gene encoding serine/threonine-protein phosphatase BSL1 isoform X2 translates to MGSKSWLQPAPTYRPLDTYWDTDEDAPGPRCGHTLTAVAATNTHGPRLILFGGATAIEGGGSSSAPGIRLAGVTNSVHSYDVLTRKWTRMRPAGDPPSPRAAHAAAAVGTMVVFQGGIGPAGHSTDDLYVLDLTNDKFKWHRVVVQGQGPGPRYGHVMDLVCQRFLVTVSGNDGKRVLSDAWAFDTAQKPYAWKRLNPEGDKPSARMYGTASARSDGMFLLCGGRDASGMALGDAYGLIMHRNGQWEWTLAPGVSPSPRYQHAAVFVGARLHVTGGVLKGGRSVEGEAAVAVLDTAAGIWLDKTGPVTSSKTGKGHAEYDLELMRRCRHASASVGVRIYVHGGLRGDILLDDFLVAENSPLQSDVNSPLLTSERASTITSPRKNHPNLDPYEAYSDGRLEIPSSDGGSVDDNSMEKLTEASAAEAEVANAVWQAAQAASTNSAEGTSVSVENSQAAEATSDGSDTEGDVRLHPRAVVVAKEAVGNLGGMVRQLSLDQFENESRRMVPMNNDTPYPAKKFARQKSPQGLHKKIISTLLRPRNWKAPVNRRFFLDSYEVGELCYAAEQIFMHEPTVLQLKAPTKVFGDLHGQFGDLMRLFDEYGFPSTAGDITYIDYLFLGDYVDRGQHSLETITLLLALKIEYPENVHLIRGNHEAADINALFGFRLECIERMGESDGIWAWTRFNQLFNYLPLAALIEKKIICMHGGIGRSIHSVEQIEKIERPITMDAGSIVLMDLLWSDPTENDSIEGLRPNARGPGLVTFGPDRVTDFCKKNKLQLIIRAHECVMDGFERFAQGQLITLFSATNYCGTANNAGAILVVGRGLVVVPKLIHPLPPPLQSPETSPERVTDDTWMQELNIQRPPTPTRGRPQPDLDRNSLAYI
- the LOC136218355 gene encoding serine/threonine-protein phosphatase BSL1 isoform X1, whose translation is MGSKSWLQPAPTYRPLDTYWDTDEDAPGPRCGHTLTAVAATNTHGPRLILFGGATAIEGGGSSSAPGIRLAGVTNSVHSYDVLTRKWTRMRPAGDPPSPRAAHAAAAVGTMVVFQGGIGPAGHSTDDLYVLDLTNDKFKWHRVVVQGQGPGPRYGHVMDLVCQRFLVTVSGNDGKRVLSDAWAFDTAQKPYAWKRLNPEGDKPSARMYGTASARSDGMFLLCGGRDASGMALGDAYGLIMHRNGQWEWTLAPGVSPSPRYQHAAVFVGARLHVTGGVLKGGRSVEGEAAVAVLDTAAGIWLDKTGPVTSSKTGKGHAEYDLELMRRCRHASASVGVRIYVHGGLRGDILLDDFLVAENSPLQSDVNSPLLTSERASTITSPRKNHPNLDPYEAYSDGRLEIPSSDGGSSVDDNSMEKLTEASAAEAEVANAVWQAAQAASTNSAEGTSVSVENSQAAEATSDGSDTEGDVRLHPRAVVVAKEAVGNLGGMVRQLSLDQFENESRRMVPMNNDTPYPAKKFARQKSPQGLHKKIISTLLRPRNWKAPVNRRFFLDSYEVGELCYAAEQIFMHEPTVLQLKAPTKVFGDLHGQFGDLMRLFDEYGFPSTAGDITYIDYLFLGDYVDRGQHSLETITLLLALKIEYPENVHLIRGNHEAADINALFGFRLECIERMGESDGIWAWTRFNQLFNYLPLAALIEKKIICMHGGIGRSIHSVEQIEKIERPITMDAGSIVLMDLLWSDPTENDSIEGLRPNARGPGLVTFGPDRVTDFCKKNKLQLIIRAHECVMDGFERFAQGQLITLFSATNYCGTANNAGAILVVGRGLVVVPKLIHPLPPPLQSPETSPERVTDDTWMQELNIQRPPTPTRGRPQPDLDRNSLAYI